From the genome of Acipenser ruthenus chromosome 14, fAciRut3.2 maternal haplotype, whole genome shotgun sequence, one region includes:
- the rergla gene encoding ras-related and estrogen-regulated growth inhibitor-like protein has protein sequence MNDVKIAVLGSDGVGKSALIVRFLTRRFIGEYASASECIYRKRLSIDGKHMNLEIYDPCSQPCDGRSSLNDQVHWADVFVVVYDISDRSSFTTAKAIVQLIRDLHLGAAKRDGESVVFLVGNKQDLCHVREVDREEGQRLAAEAKCQFYELSAAEHYQEVALMFSKVVRNASLSVKAKDKRRPSSTKSMAKLINNVFGKRRKSV, from the exons ATGAACGACGTCAAAATCGCAGTGCTAGGCAGTGATGGAGTTGGGAAGTCGG CCCTGATTGTGAGGTTCCTGACACGGCGGTTCATCGGTGAATACGCATCTGCTTCTG AGTGTATCTACAGAAAGCGCTTGTCCATCGATGGGAAGCACATGAATCTTGAAATCTACGACCCCTGTTCACAA ccctGTGATGGAAGATCATCGCTGAATGATCAAGTGCACTGGGCGGATGTCTTTGTGGTGGTATATGACATTAGTGACAGGTCCTCCTTCACAACTGCAAAGGCCATCGTACAGCTCATACGAGACCTGCATCTGGGAGCTGCAAAAAG AGATGGCGAGTCTGTGGTGTTCTTGGTTGGCAACAAGCAGGATCTGTGCCACGTGAGGGAAGTAGATCGAGAGGAGGGGCAGAGGCTGGCAGCCGAGGCCAAGTGCCAGTTCTACGAGCTGTCAGCGGCGGAGCACTACCAGGAGGTGGCGCTCATGTTCTCGAAGGTGGTGAGGAATGCCAGCCTCAGCGTCAAAGCCAAGGACAAGAGGAGGCCCAGCAGCACCAAATCCATGGCCAAGCTCATCAACAACGTCTTTGGGAAAAGGAGGAAATCTGTGTAG